A window of the Thalassospira indica genome harbors these coding sequences:
- the alc gene encoding allantoicase has protein sequence MSHQENSDAPEFTRRFVNLADERLGAAAIFATDDFFADKQRMLQTADAVFYPDRYDDHGKWMDGWESRRKRVEGHDYCVVRLATSGRIHGVDIDTSHFTGNFPPAGSLEGCYCPDGDPGDDAKWDEIVAPMGLGASAHHYAEVTSDVIYTHVRLHIYPDGGVARLRVYGRPNRDWTEMAAKGEQVDLAAMINGGVVVDWSDAHYGNPNAILAPGRGVNMGDGWETRRRREPGNEWLIVELGHPGEIEKIIVDTCHFKGNYPDRVSIQGAFVDGEKDKSLRARSMFWSTILPESKMQADHIHEFDASALTVNGPVTHLRVNSIPDGGISRLRILGKPTK, from the coding sequence ATGAGCCATCAGGAAAACAGCGACGCGCCGGAATTTACACGGCGTTTTGTCAATCTCGCCGATGAACGTCTGGGTGCCGCAGCAATCTTTGCGACCGATGATTTCTTCGCTGACAAACAGCGCATGCTGCAAACCGCGGATGCGGTGTTTTATCCTGACCGCTATGACGATCACGGCAAATGGATGGATGGCTGGGAAAGCCGCCGCAAACGTGTCGAAGGCCATGATTATTGCGTGGTGCGTCTGGCAACATCCGGCCGCATTCACGGTGTTGATATCGACACCAGCCACTTCACCGGCAACTTCCCGCCTGCCGGATCGCTGGAAGGATGCTATTGCCCGGATGGTGATCCCGGTGATGACGCCAAATGGGACGAAATCGTCGCCCCGATGGGCCTTGGGGCAAGTGCGCATCATTATGCCGAAGTCACCTCGGATGTGATTTACACCCACGTTCGCCTGCACATCTATCCTGATGGCGGTGTCGCACGTCTGCGCGTTTATGGTCGCCCGAACCGCGACTGGACGGAAATGGCCGCCAAGGGCGAACAGGTTGACCTGGCTGCCATGATCAATGGCGGTGTGGTTGTCGACTGGTCGGATGCCCATTATGGCAACCCGAATGCCATTCTCGCACCGGGTCGCGGGGTTAATATGGGCGATGGCTGGGAAACCCGTCGTCGTCGCGAACCGGGCAATGAATGGCTGATTGTCGAACTAGGCCACCCGGGCGAGATTGAAAAAATCATCGTCGATACCTGCCACTTCAAGGGCAACTATCCTGACCGCGTTTCCATTCAGGGTGCGTTTGTCGATGGTGAAAAGGACAAGTCGCTGCGCGCACGTTCGATGTTCTGGTCGACCATCCTGCCGGAAAGCAAGATGCAGGCAGACCATATCCACGAATTTGATGCATCCGCGCTTACCGTCAATGGTCCGGTCACCCACCTTCGCGTCAACTCGATACCCGATGGCGGCATCAGCCGTTTGCGCATTCTCGGCAAACCGACCAAGTAA
- the uraD gene encoding 2-oxo-4-hydroxy-4-carboxy-5-ureidoimidazoline decarboxylase, protein MTETTQSLFETRPPSTLAESAFVSLYGWVYEHSPWVAHQLYERGITKNLDNSAALADAMAAIVNGAVDDDKLSLLRAHPDLAGKLALADLTESSQSEQKGAGLDQCTPDELARFTELNDLYKQKFGFPFIFAVKGYHRTDILEAFERRVKNDPETEFNEAINQVHRIAKLRLEAL, encoded by the coding sequence ATGACAGAAACCACTCAATCCCTGTTTGAAACCCGCCCGCCCAGCACACTCGCCGAGAGCGCGTTCGTGTCGCTTTATGGCTGGGTTTACGAACATTCACCGTGGGTTGCCCATCAGCTTTATGAACGCGGCATCACCAAAAACCTCGATAACTCTGCGGCGCTTGCCGATGCCATGGCGGCCATCGTCAATGGCGCGGTTGATGATGACAAACTGTCACTTCTGCGCGCCCATCCCGATCTGGCGGGCAAGCTTGCGCTGGCAGATTTGACCGAGTCATCACAAAGCGAACAAAAGGGTGCCGGGCTTGATCAATGCACGCCGGATGAACTTGCCCGCTTTACCGAGCTCAATGATCTCTATAAACAGAAGTTCGGCTTTCCGTTCATCTTTGCGGTCAAGGGATATCATCGCACCGACATCCTCGAGGCGTTCGAGCGACGCGTGAAAAACGACCCGGAAACCGAATTCAATGAGGCGATCAATCAGGTTCACCGCATTGCCAAATTGCGGCTCGAAGCGCTGTAA
- the puuE gene encoding allantoinase PuuE, with product MNDQTYARDLIGYGENPPKANWPNKARVAVQFVLNYEEGGENCILHGDKASEAFLSEIIGADMREGVRHMSMESIYEYGARVGVWRILNLFRERQIPITIFAVAMALARHPRVGEVAMKDGHEICSHGYRWIDYQYMPEDQEREHLHKAIEIIKDVTGERPLGWYTGRTSPNTRRLVAEEGGFLYDADDYSDELPFWSTQTETPHLIVPYTLDANDMRFAAMQGFNSGEQYFQYLKDSFDTLYEEGSETPRMMSIGLHCRLVGRPGRFAALKRFVDYVQSHDNVWFARRIDIARHWREHHPFGG from the coding sequence ATGAACGACCAGACATATGCGCGTGATTTGATCGGCTATGGGGAAAACCCGCCCAAAGCCAACTGGCCAAACAAGGCGCGCGTCGCGGTGCAGTTTGTCCTGAACTATGAAGAAGGCGGCGAAAACTGCATCCTGCATGGCGACAAGGCCTCCGAGGCGTTCCTGTCTGAAATCATCGGGGCCGACATGCGCGAAGGTGTCCGCCATATGAGCATGGAGTCGATCTATGAATATGGTGCGCGGGTCGGTGTCTGGCGCATCCTGAACCTGTTTCGCGAACGCCAGATTCCAATCACGATCTTTGCCGTTGCCATGGCCCTTGCCCGCCACCCAAGGGTCGGTGAAGTCGCGATGAAAGACGGTCACGAGATTTGCTCGCACGGCTATCGCTGGATTGATTATCAATACATGCCTGAAGATCAGGAACGCGAACACCTGCACAAGGCGATTGAAATCATCAAGGATGTGACGGGCGAACGCCCACTCGGTTGGTACACCGGCCGCACCAGCCCCAACACCCGCCGTCTGGTGGCAGAAGAAGGTGGCTTCCTCTATGACGCCGATGATTACAGTGACGAACTGCCATTCTGGAGCACCCAGACCGAAACGCCGCACCTGATCGTGCCCTATACGCTTGATGCCAATGACATGCGCTTTGCCGCCATGCAGGGCTTTAATTCCGGCGAACAGTACTTCCAGTACCTCAAGGACAGCTTCGACACCCTGTACGAAGAAGGCAGCGAAACCCCGCGCATGATGTCGATCGGCTTGCATTGCCGCTTGGTCGGGCGTCCGGGCCGGTTCGCAGCGCTCAAGCGCTTTGTTGATTATGTCCAAAGCCACGACAATGTCTGGTTTGCCCGCCGGATCGATATTGCGCGCCACTGGCGCGAACATCATCCCTTTGGCGGCTGA
- the uraH gene encoding hydroxyisourate hydrolase, producing MGRLTTHVLDTAKGCPAAGIRIELHRFGNGHDDMVAEAVTNADGRTDKPMLEGASFKPGQYQLVFHAGDYLDASGAELPDPKFLDQVVIRFGISDGQAHYHVPLLLSPFGYSTYRGS from the coding sequence ATGGGACGACTGACCACCCATGTACTGGATACGGCAAAAGGCTGCCCGGCTGCCGGAATCCGCATTGAGCTGCATCGCTTTGGCAATGGCCATGATGACATGGTTGCCGAGGCCGTGACCAATGCCGATGGCCGCACCGACAAGCCGATGCTTGAAGGCGCCTCGTTCAAACCGGGGCAGTATCAGCTTGTTTTCCATGCGGGCGATTATCTGGATGCCAGCGGTGCCGAGCTTCCCGATCCGAAATTCCTGGATCAGGTGGTGATCCGGTTCGGGATTTCCGACGGGCAGGCGCATTATCATGTGCCGCTGTTGCTGTCGCCGTTTGGCTATTCCACCTATCGCGGCAGCTGA
- the xdhA gene encoding xanthine dehydrogenase small subunit, which produces MASATGSLRSDIRFLLGDEERSLRDVDPQMTVLEYLRLSERKVGTKEGCAEGDCGACTVVLGEPDGDGGMAYRTVNACIQFVPTLDGKQLLTVEHLKSEDGTLHPVQQAMVDTHGSQCGFCTPGFVMSLYQLWLDGGEDDRGAINDALAGNLCRCTGYGPIIEAARKAGSVAANDSAEQKRRADIAARLTAMVADEGMLALEHPAGRYFAPRTSDALAELLVAHPDATVLAGGTDVGLWVTKMLKRLDPIIYIGDVADIQSVYETEDALIIGAGVTYSRAHDALGRVASDVGELVRRIGSRQIRNAGTVGGNIANGSPIGDTPPALIALGAKIVLRMGDVRREVPLEEFFITYGKQDRHPGEFVESVIVPKPKSGLVFKAYKISKRFDQDITAVLAAFAIKVDDAGKVVEFRAAFGGMAGTPMRAKKCEAALIGKDWDEASLNAAQMALASEFEPMSDMRASKEYRMLVAQNLLTKLFIETSAPEVATRLVGKEAAHV; this is translated from the coding sequence ATGGCAAGTGCGACCGGATCCCTTCGTTCTGATATCCGTTTCCTGCTGGGAGACGAGGAACGCAGCCTGCGTGATGTTGATCCGCAGATGACGGTTCTTGAATATCTGCGCCTATCGGAGCGCAAGGTCGGCACCAAGGAAGGCTGTGCCGAGGGGGATTGCGGGGCCTGCACGGTTGTGCTGGGCGAACCGGATGGCGATGGCGGGATGGCGTACCGCACGGTTAATGCCTGCATCCAGTTTGTCCCGACCCTTGATGGCAAGCAGCTTTTGACCGTCGAGCATCTTAAATCCGAAGACGGGACGTTGCATCCAGTGCAGCAGGCGATGGTCGATACCCACGGGTCGCAATGCGGTTTCTGCACGCCGGGTTTTGTCATGAGCCTGTATCAGCTGTGGCTTGATGGTGGCGAGGATGACCGGGGTGCGATCAATGATGCGCTGGCCGGGAACCTGTGCCGTTGCACCGGTTATGGCCCGATTATCGAGGCCGCGCGCAAGGCAGGTAGTGTTGCCGCCAATGACAGTGCCGAGCAAAAACGCCGTGCAGATATTGCCGCAAGATTGACGGCAATGGTCGCGGATGAAGGCATGCTTGCGCTTGAACATCCTGCGGGGCGTTATTTTGCGCCGCGCACATCTGATGCGTTGGCCGAACTGCTGGTGGCGCATCCGGATGCGACGGTTCTGGCCGGGGGAACGGATGTCGGGCTTTGGGTGACCAAGATGCTCAAGCGTCTTGATCCGATCATTTACATTGGCGATGTCGCCGATATCCAATCGGTTTATGAAACCGAAGATGCGCTGATTATCGGGGCCGGTGTGACCTATAGCCGGGCGCACGACGCGCTGGGGCGGGTGGCAAGTGATGTTGGTGAATTGGTGCGCCGGATCGGATCACGGCAAATCCGTAATGCCGGGACTGTGGGCGGCAATATTGCCAACGGTTCGCCGATTGGTGACACGCCGCCAGCCCTGATTGCATTGGGTGCGAAGATCGTGCTGCGCATGGGCGATGTTCGGCGTGAAGTGCCGTTGGAAGAGTTCTTTATCACCTATGGCAAACAGGACCGCCATCCGGGCGAGTTTGTTGAAAGCGTGATCGTGCCCAAACCCAAAAGTGGGCTGGTGTTCAAGGCTTATAAAATCTCCAAACGGTTTGATCAGGATATCACGGCCGTTTTGGCGGCCTTTGCCATCAAGGTCGACGATGCCGGCAAGGTTGTCGAATTCCGCGCAGCCTTTGGTGGCATGGCAGGCACGCCGATGCGGGCCAAAAAATGCGAGGCGGCCCTGATCGGTAAGGACTGGGATGAAGCCAGCCTTAATGCCGCACAAATGGCGCTGGCCAGCGAATTTGAGCCGATGAGTGATATGCGTGCCTCCAAGGAATATCGCATGTTGGTGGCCCAGAACCTGTTGACCAAGCTGTTTATCGAAACCAGTGCGCCTGAAGTTGCCACCCGCCTTGTTGGCAAGGAGGCGGCCCATGTCTGA
- the xdhB gene encoding xanthine dehydrogenase molybdopterin binding subunit encodes MSDQVLKADNDEVIAPTAGLSGGVRSSSKHDSGPKHVAGEAVYIDDINEPFGTLHLAPGAATIAHGKITKLDLSKVRTAPGVVCVLTADDIPGVNDVSPAHTHDEPVLPDGIVQFYGQPVFCVAAETRAQARAAAKLAEIEYEELPAVLDVAEALEKQLFVAPPHVMKQGDAKAALSRAKHRQTGRMDIGGQDHFYLEGHISFAIPGEDGDVLLHCSTQHPSEVQHNIANVLGRPANAVTVEVRRMGGGFGGKETQAMQWAALAAIVATKTGRPAKFRLDRDDDMVMTGKRHDFIVDYDVGFDDDGRICGLDIQYAANCGFSADLSAAIADRAMFHTDNAYYLGDVEIRSYRCKTNLVSNTAFRGFGGPQGMVAIERIIDEIAMTVGRDPLDVRIANYYDTKDRNTTPYHMVVEDNVLPELTDDILKASDYRKRRAEITAFNSESPVLKKGLSLTPVKFGISFTTTFLNQAGALIHVYQDGSVHLNHGGTEMGQGLFIKVAQVVAEEFQIDLDQIKITPTNTGKVPNTSATAASSGADMNGMAARDAAMTIKNRLIAFAAEKYGVAESTVRFVPGKVIVGDKEVLAFADLIKQAYLARVSLSATGYYATPKIHYDRESASGRPFYYFAYGMACSEVVIDTLTGEYKVTRVDIIHDVGRSLNPAIDLGQIEGGFIQGMGWLTSEELWWDDKGRLRTHAPSTYKIPACSDRPEDFRMELWSSGRNVEKTIHRSKAVGEPPLMLAISVHRAIADAVASVANHKVVPVLDTPATPEAVLHAVADCAKRMIENAHSADAAHSMAGE; translated from the coding sequence ATGTCTGATCAGGTTTTAAAAGCCGATAATGACGAGGTGATTGCACCGACCGCAGGCCTAAGCGGTGGGGTACGGTCAAGCTCCAAACATGATAGCGGCCCGAAGCATGTGGCGGGCGAAGCGGTTTATATTGATGACATCAATGAGCCGTTTGGCACGCTTCATCTGGCACCGGGTGCGGCAACCATTGCGCATGGCAAGATCACCAAACTGGACCTGTCAAAGGTCCGCACGGCGCCCGGTGTGGTGTGCGTTCTGACCGCCGATGACATCCCCGGTGTAAATGACGTTTCGCCAGCGCATACCCATGACGAGCCGGTTTTGCCCGATGGCATCGTGCAGTTTTATGGTCAGCCGGTCTTTTGCGTGGCGGCGGAAACCCGCGCGCAGGCCCGTGCCGCCGCAAAACTGGCCGAGATCGAATATGAAGAACTGCCGGCTGTTCTGGATGTTGCCGAGGCATTGGAAAAACAGCTTTTTGTCGCGCCGCCGCATGTGATGAAGCAGGGCGATGCCAAGGCCGCACTTTCGCGTGCCAAGCATCGCCAAACTGGTCGGATGGATATTGGTGGGCAGGATCATTTTTACCTTGAAGGCCATATCAGCTTTGCCATTCCTGGTGAGGATGGTGATGTGTTGCTGCATTGCTCCACCCAGCATCCATCCGAGGTGCAGCATAATATTGCCAATGTACTGGGCCGTCCGGCCAATGCGGTGACGGTCGAAGTGCGCCGCATGGGTGGCGGGTTTGGCGGCAAGGAAACGCAGGCCATGCAATGGGCGGCACTGGCGGCCATCGTTGCGACCAAAACAGGACGCCCGGCCAAGTTCCGTCTGGACCGCGATGACGACATGGTCATGACCGGCAAGCGCCATGATTTCATTGTCGATTATGATGTCGGCTTTGATGATGACGGGCGGATTTGCGGGCTGGATATCCAATATGCCGCCAATTGCGGTTTTTCGGCTGATTTGTCGGCGGCGATCGCCGACCGGGCGATGTTCCATACCGACAATGCCTATTACCTTGGCGATGTCGAAATCAGGTCGTACCGCTGCAAGACCAACCTTGTGTCCAATACTGCCTTCCGGGGCTTTGGCGGGCCGCAGGGCATGGTGGCGATTGAACGGATCATTGATGAGATTGCGATGACGGTTGGCCGTGATCCGCTGGATGTGCGGATTGCCAACTATTACGATACCAAAGATCGCAATACGACGCCCTATCACATGGTGGTCGAAGATAACGTTTTGCCGGAACTGACAGACGATATCCTGAAAGCCAGCGACTATCGCAAGCGCCGGGCAGAGATTACGGCATTCAATTCCGAAAGCCCGGTGTTAAAAAAGGGCCTGTCGCTGACGCCGGTGAAATTCGGGATTTCCTTTACCACCACGTTCCTGAACCAGGCGGGCGCGCTGATCCATGTCTATCAGGATGGATCGGTACATCTGAACCATGGCGGGACCGAGATGGGCCAGGGCCTGTTTATCAAGGTCGCCCAGGTCGTGGCCGAGGAATTCCAGATCGATCTGGATCAGATCAAGATCACCCCGACCAATACCGGCAAGGTGCCCAACACATCTGCCACGGCCGCATCCAGCGGGGCGGATATGAACGGCATGGCCGCACGCGATGCGGCGATGACGATCAAGAACCGGCTGATTGCCTTTGCCGCCGAGAAATATGGTGTGGCGGAAAGTACTGTGCGCTTTGTGCCGGGCAAGGTCATTGTCGGCGACAAGGAAGTGCTCGCCTTTGCCGATCTGATCAAGCAGGCCTATCTGGCGCGTGTGTCGCTGTCGGCCACGGGTTATTACGCGACGCCGAAAATCCATTATGACCGCGAAAGCGCATCGGGACGGCCGTTCTATTACTTTGCCTATGGCATGGCATGTTCGGAAGTCGTGATTGATACCCTGACCGGCGAATACAAGGTGACGCGGGTTGATATCATTCATGATGTCGGCCGGTCGTTGAACCCGGCGATTGACCTTGGGCAGATTGAAGGCGGCTTCATTCAGGGGATGGGCTGGCTAACGTCCGAGGAACTGTGGTGGGATGACAAGGGCAGGCTGCGCACCCATGCGCCGTCGACCTATAAAATCCCGGCTTGTTCAGATCGACCGGAAGATTTCCGTATGGAGCTGTGGTCGTCCGGACGAAACGTTGAAAAAACCATTCACCGGTCCAAGGCAGTTGGTGAGCCACCCTTGATGCTGGCGATTTCGGTGCATCGGGCGATTGCCGATGCGGTGGCCTCGGTCGCCAATCACAAGGTTGTCCCGGTCCTTGATACTCCGGCAACGCCTGAGGCGGTCTTGCATGCCGTGGCCGATTGCGCCAAGCGCATGATCGAGAACGCGCATTCTGCCGATGCGGCCCATTCAATGGCGGGGGAATAG
- the xdhC gene encoding xanthine dehydrogenase accessory protein XdhC, which produces MTLSRRDHIRLLSQPGPVMLVSVAAIRGSTPREVGAFMLITPDAISGTIGGGNLEHQVTRRVRDGFAQGVDTVTLGEIVRFPLGPGLGQCCGGSVEVGFHLLDDVAKETLRSVLTEIETAPTRADGHWVTVPTDCNDIARVSGTHARMLSETLGAARGGIVTLNGLETLCLRLDDARTPMWIFGAGHVGKAVVEALAPLPFDIHLIDSRDEFLAGIEGENVQVCQSDKPEAEVADIPAGAHVLILTHNHALDFDICRAALVRGDLGFVGMIGSQTKRARFVRRLSDRGLSAVEIGRLTSPIGIQGISGKQPAVIAASVAAQVLSVREAQMANTQTPKSASDGLGNA; this is translated from the coding sequence ATGACCCTGTCGCGGCGCGATCATATCAGGCTGTTGTCCCAACCCGGTCCGGTGATGCTGGTCAGTGTTGCGGCCATTCGCGGATCGACCCCGCGCGAGGTTGGGGCCTTCATGCTGATCACGCCGGATGCGATTTCGGGCACGATTGGGGGCGGTAACCTTGAACATCAGGTCACACGCCGGGTGCGTGACGGATTTGCCCAAGGTGTCGATACAGTAACCCTTGGCGAGATCGTGCGGTTTCCGTTGGGGCCGGGGCTTGGGCAGTGTTGCGGTGGATCGGTCGAGGTTGGTTTCCATCTTTTGGATGATGTCGCGAAAGAGACGCTGCGCAGTGTTTTGACAGAGATCGAGACGGCACCGACCCGTGCCGATGGCCATTGGGTAACCGTACCGACCGATTGTAATGACATTGCGCGGGTCAGTGGTACGCATGCCCGGATGTTATCGGAAACTCTCGGGGCTGCGCGCGGCGGGATAGTGACGCTTAATGGGTTAGAAACGCTGTGTTTGCGCCTTGATGACGCGCGCACGCCGATGTGGATTTTTGGTGCCGGGCATGTTGGCAAGGCGGTTGTGGAGGCCTTGGCACCGCTTCCGTTTGACATTCATCTGATCGATTCGCGTGATGAGTTTCTTGCGGGTATTGAAGGCGAAAATGTTCAGGTTTGTCAAAGCGATAAGCCCGAAGCCGAGGTCGCCGATATCCCGGCCGGGGCGCATGTATTAATCCTGACGCACAACCATGCGCTTGATTTCGATATCTGTCGGGCGGCTTTGGTGCGGGGGGATCTTGGTTTTGTTGGCATGATTGGCAGCCAAACCAAGCGTGCACGCTTTGTCCGACGTCTTTCTGATCGGGGGTTGAGCGCGGTTGAGATCGGTCGTCTGACCTCACCGATTGGAATTCAAGGCATTAGCGGCAAACAGCCCGCCGTGATCGCGGCATCGGTTGCCGCACAGGTATTGTCGGTGCGCGAAGCACAGATGGCAAATACGCAAACGCCAAAATCCGCATCAGACGGGTTGGGCAACGCTTAA
- a CDS encoding nucleoside deaminase, producing MCDAKGHMRHAVDLSRQKMEEGCGGPFGAIIVRKGEVIAEGWNNVTSKNDPTAHAEVSAIRAACEKLGTFDLSGCEIYTSCEPCPMCLAAIYWARLDKIYYANGREDAAAIGFDDQFLYDEVAKSINDRSLPIVHVDLPEAREVFAAWDAKTDKIEY from the coding sequence GTGTGTGACGCCAAGGGCCATATGCGCCATGCCGTGGATTTGTCGCGGCAAAAAATGGAAGAGGGATGCGGTGGTCCGTTCGGGGCAATCATCGTTCGCAAGGGCGAAGTGATTGCAGAAGGATGGAACAACGTCACGTCCAAAAACGACCCGACCGCCCACGCAGAGGTCAGCGCCATTCGCGCAGCTTGTGAAAAACTGGGCACGTTTGATCTGTCGGGATGTGAAATCTATACCAGTTGCGAACCTTGCCCGATGTGCCTTGCGGCGATCTATTGGGCCCGTCTGGACAAGATCTATTATGCCAATGGCCGCGAAGATGCTGCTGCCATCGGTTTTGATGATCAGTTCCTGTATGATGAGGTGGCAAAATCGATCAATGATCGTTCCTTGCCAATTGTGCATGTCGATTTGCCCGAGGCGCGCGAAGTGTTTGCCGCCTGGGATGCCAAAACCGACAAGATCGAATATTGA